One segment of Natronosalvus halobius DNA contains the following:
- a CDS encoding RNB domain-containing ribonuclease, which yields MSDDAQAAAGTAEGQGPVQISEDLARHLENKREDLFEKFEIRDEFPASVLEEAKELTEDPQADIDAELEHRRDLREMTTWTTDPIDAQDFDDALSIEEREDEYVLWVHIADVTHYVHPESEMWNEAVERGNTVYLPAYTIHMLPPVLAESVCSLVPNEERLAHTVEMHLDKETLSYESIDIYKSVIESDERLTYSQAENRLEDPDAPLHEENKLVYEVANEMHEIRKEDGSLVLNPSRDRAHTIIEECMLKANKAVTHELMWSRGVEAMYRVHPQPTPDEWSKALQEIQDLDGVSIPGDTWDEPRKAVNATLETAPGRQLDKIQWAVMKVMPRAKYMNDPFGGHHALNFEIYGHFTSPIRRLSDLINHWIVYQNDVPENLVALCDRASDKQKAAETCEREYKGFLQEVGLDPMAVNNRGLEIVEEDEADKTL from the coding sequence ATGAGCGACGACGCACAGGCCGCAGCCGGCACGGCCGAGGGGCAAGGTCCCGTCCAGATCTCCGAGGACCTGGCCCGCCACCTCGAGAACAAGCGCGAGGACCTCTTCGAGAAGTTCGAGATTCGCGACGAGTTCCCCGCGAGCGTCCTCGAGGAGGCCAAGGAGTTGACCGAGGATCCACAGGCAGACATCGACGCGGAACTCGAGCACCGGCGCGACCTCCGCGAGATGACGACGTGGACGACCGACCCCATCGACGCCCAGGACTTCGACGACGCGCTCTCGATCGAAGAGCGCGAGGACGAGTACGTCCTCTGGGTCCACATCGCGGACGTAACCCACTACGTCCACCCCGAATCCGAGATGTGGAACGAGGCGGTCGAGCGCGGCAACACGGTCTACCTGCCCGCCTACACCATCCACATGCTGCCGCCGGTGCTGGCTGAGTCGGTCTGCTCGCTCGTCCCCAACGAGGAGCGACTGGCCCACACCGTCGAGATGCACCTCGACAAGGAGACCCTGAGCTACGAGTCGATCGACATCTACAAGTCCGTCATCGAGTCGGACGAACGGCTCACCTACTCTCAGGCCGAGAACCGACTCGAGGATCCCGACGCGCCGTTGCACGAGGAAAACAAACTCGTCTACGAGGTCGCCAACGAGATGCACGAGATCCGCAAGGAGGACGGCTCCCTCGTCCTGAACCCCAGCCGTGACCGCGCCCACACCATCATCGAGGAGTGCATGCTCAAGGCCAACAAGGCCGTCACGCACGAACTCATGTGGTCGCGCGGCGTCGAGGCCATGTACCGCGTCCACCCCCAGCCGACGCCCGACGAGTGGTCGAAGGCCCTTCAGGAGATCCAGGACCTCGACGGCGTCTCCATCCCCGGCGACACCTGGGACGAACCCCGCAAAGCAGTTAATGCGACCCTCGAGACCGCGCCGGGTCGCCAGCTCGACAAGATCCAGTGGGCGGTGATGAAGGTGATGCCCCGCGCGAAGTACATGAACGACCCGTTCGGCGGCCACCACGCGCTCAACTTCGAGATTTACGGCCACTTCACGAGCCCCATCCGCCGCCTCTCGGACCTGATCAACCACTGGATCGTTTACCAGAACGACGTCCCGGAGAACCTCGTCGCCCTCTGTGATCGCGCCAGCGACAAGCAGAAGGCCGCCGAGACCTGCGAGCGCGAGTACAAGGGGTTCCTCCAGGAGGTCGGCCTCGATCCGATGGCAGTGAACAACCGCGGGCTCGAGATCGTCGAAGAGGACGAGGCAGACAAGACGCTCTAA
- a CDS encoding sensor histidine kinase, translating to MSQKADRSRQQELRTGKPATVDSLTLESGLEALRSSPAFHGTVEPLDGLDDLETCEHIALFYRTREERFATVTPFIRQGIERGERVMYVIDDLPKSAILAELRGGDVDVDAALESGQLTFHTLEETYLRSGRFDPDDMLEVYADAIEEAKEEYPALRVTANTNFILDEYATLEDFMAYESRVNDLFRGEDCIALCHYDCERIPPETLVDVVRTHPHLVYEDTVCHNFYYTPPEEFFEPDEPTRDVERMLNTLVDRARARSELNETVAELEESNERLKRFAYVASHDLQEPLRMISSYLQLLDSRYADDLDEEAQEYIDFAVDGSDRMREMVNGLLAYSRIDMDEADFERVECDDVVDDVLTDLQVQIDETDAAVDVEALPAVCGEVHQLEQLFSNLVSNAIKYSGDEVPRIEITGEKRGDRCVFSVTDDGIGIDPEYVDQIFDIFNRLHSNDEFQGTGIGLSLCRKIVDHHGGDIWVDSEPDDGTTFYFTLPAAA from the coding sequence ATGAGTCAGAAGGCAGATCGAAGCCGTCAGCAGGAATTGCGGACGGGGAAACCCGCCACCGTCGATTCGCTGACCCTGGAAAGCGGACTGGAGGCGCTTCGGTCGAGCCCAGCGTTTCACGGGACGGTCGAACCGCTCGACGGGCTCGACGACCTCGAAACCTGCGAGCACATCGCGCTGTTCTACCGGACCCGCGAGGAACGGTTCGCCACCGTTACCCCGTTTATTCGACAGGGTATCGAGCGCGGTGAGCGGGTCATGTACGTCATCGACGACCTCCCGAAGTCCGCTATCCTCGCGGAACTCCGCGGCGGCGACGTCGACGTGGACGCGGCCCTCGAGTCGGGCCAGCTGACGTTTCACACGCTCGAAGAGACCTATCTGCGGTCCGGGCGCTTCGATCCCGACGACATGCTCGAGGTGTACGCCGACGCGATCGAGGAAGCGAAGGAGGAGTACCCGGCGCTTCGCGTCACCGCGAACACGAACTTCATCCTGGACGAGTACGCGACCCTCGAGGACTTCATGGCCTACGAGAGCCGCGTCAACGACCTCTTTCGCGGCGAGGACTGCATCGCGCTCTGTCACTACGATTGCGAGCGCATCCCACCGGAGACGCTCGTCGACGTCGTTCGAACACACCCGCACCTGGTGTACGAAGATACCGTCTGTCACAACTTCTACTACACGCCGCCGGAGGAGTTCTTCGAACCCGACGAACCCACCCGCGACGTCGAGCGAATGCTGAACACGCTGGTCGACCGCGCCAGAGCGCGGTCCGAACTCAACGAGACAGTCGCGGAACTGGAGGAATCCAACGAGCGACTCAAACGGTTCGCGTACGTCGCATCGCACGACTTACAGGAGCCGCTGCGGATGATCTCGAGCTATCTCCAGTTGCTCGACTCTCGCTACGCGGACGACCTGGACGAGGAGGCACAGGAGTACATCGACTTCGCCGTGGACGGCTCCGACCGGATGCGGGAGATGGTCAACGGGTTGCTCGCGTACTCGCGAATCGACATGGACGAGGCGGACTTCGAGCGGGTCGAGTGCGACGACGTCGTCGACGACGTGCTGACCGATCTGCAGGTGCAGATCGACGAGACCGACGCTGCAGTCGACGTCGAGGCGTTACCCGCGGTCTGCGGCGAAGTCCACCAGCTCGAGCAACTGTTCTCGAACCTGGTCTCGAACGCGATCAAGTACAGTGGCGACGAGGTGCCCCGGATCGAGATCACCGGCGAGAAACGGGGTGACCGCTGTGTCTTCTCGGTCACCGACGACGGAATCGGTATCGATCCGGAGTACGTCGACCAGATCTTCGATATTTTCAACCGACTCCACTCGAACGACGAGTTCCAGGGGACCGGTATTGGTCTCTCACTGTGTCGAAAGATCGTCGATCACCACGGCGGTGACATCTGGGTCGACTCGGAACCGGACGACGGCACGACGTTTTACTTCACTCTTCCCGCGGCGGCGTAG
- a CDS encoding response regulator, whose protein sequence is MTEEPFDILVIEDNPGDVRLIENGFDESDVSRSLTVVTDGAEALDYLYRRNGFESAAKPDLVLLDLNVPKLTGNAVLERITDDPDFRPTPILVLSGSQSDDHVLETYQLGADGYFVKPVDPHEFISLVKTIGDSLASPGSLPSGEFADIDRPS, encoded by the coding sequence ATGACCGAGGAACCGTTCGACATCCTGGTAATCGAGGACAACCCCGGCGACGTTCGGCTCATCGAGAACGGATTCGACGAGAGCGACGTCTCCCGTTCGCTGACCGTCGTCACCGACGGGGCGGAAGCACTCGACTACCTCTATCGACGGAACGGCTTCGAATCCGCGGCGAAACCGGACCTCGTGCTGTTGGATCTGAACGTGCCGAAACTGACCGGAAACGCGGTGCTCGAGCGGATTACCGACGACCCCGACTTTCGTCCGACGCCGATACTCGTTCTCTCGGGATCCCAGTCAGACGACCACGTTCTGGAGACCTATCAGCTTGGAGCGGACGGGTACTTCGTCAAACCGGTGGACCCGCACGAGTTCATCTCGCTCGTCAAAACGATCGGAGATTCGCTGGCCTCTCCCGGGTCGCTCCCTTCGGGGGAGTTCGCCGACATCGACCGGCCCTCGTGA
- a CDS encoding ABC transporter ATP-binding protein, which translates to MTTIALQDVAKRYGDVTALAGIDLAVESGEVFGFLGPNGAGKSTTIDILMRYTHPSSGRVEVLGHDVTSDPVSVRERTGILPEGYAPFETMTGRQHLEYAIAANDADDDPDVLLERVDVAHAADRKAIGYSKGMTQRLGLAMALVGDPELLILDEPSTGLDPHGVRLMRQIVREERDRGATVFFSSHILEQVEAVADRVGILRQGSLIAVDTIDGLRSANESDGELVVELDLERDERSEKLAAGEGVSGIGAGVTFEPVVAAVDSLAGVSSVRRDGDALVVACTTEAKLDVLDTIREQGATITDFSTAETSLEELFVSYTEGDR; encoded by the coding sequence ATGACGACGATTGCCCTCCAGGACGTCGCGAAACGCTACGGCGACGTCACCGCGCTGGCCGGCATCGACCTCGCGGTCGAGTCCGGCGAGGTCTTCGGCTTTCTGGGCCCGAACGGGGCCGGCAAGTCGACGACCATCGACATCCTCATGCGCTACACCCACCCCTCGAGCGGGCGGGTCGAAGTGCTCGGTCACGACGTGACGAGTGACCCGGTCTCGGTGCGAGAGCGGACCGGCATCCTTCCAGAGGGGTACGCTCCCTTCGAGACGATGACCGGCCGCCAGCACCTCGAGTACGCCATCGCGGCCAACGACGCCGACGACGACCCCGACGTCCTGCTCGAGCGCGTGGACGTGGCCCACGCGGCCGACCGCAAGGCCATCGGCTACTCGAAGGGGATGACCCAGCGGCTGGGCCTGGCGATGGCGCTGGTCGGCGACCCCGAACTCCTGATCCTGGACGAGCCCTCGACCGGGCTCGACCCCCACGGCGTCCGACTGATGCGCCAGATCGTTCGCGAGGAGCGTGATCGGGGGGCGACGGTCTTCTTCTCGAGTCACATCTTAGAGCAGGTCGAGGCCGTCGCCGACCGGGTCGGCATCCTCCGGCAGGGCTCGCTGATCGCCGTCGACACTATCGATGGGCTCCGTTCGGCCAACGAGAGCGATGGCGAACTCGTCGTCGAACTCGATCTCGAAAGGGACGAACGGAGCGAGAAACTAGCCGCCGGCGAGGGTGTCTCCGGAATTGGTGCTGGCGTCACCTTCGAACCGGTCGTCGCGGCCGTCGACTCCCTCGCGGGCGTCTCCTCGGTGCGCCGGGACGGCGATGCGCTCGTGGTCGCCTGTACGACGGAGGCGAAACTCGACGTCCTGGACACGATTCGTGAGCAGGGAGCGACGATAACCGACTTTTCGACCGCTGAGACGTCCCTCGAGGAACTGTTCGTCTCCTACACGGAGGGAGACCGATGA
- a CDS encoding ABC transporter permease subunit has translation MNWRLLASKEFGDAIRNYQLYAMAALFGLIFGVFGYIHVRNVRRARVHEYLSAPEPIEFVTILSLLCIVLIPAAGLMLSYEAIVKRRDGGQLTLLLGMPHDRRDVVIGSLVGRYLVFLAPLLLGVVIAVAILFGFGATIPLTALAGFTLATAGLGLAYVAIGIGLSGLLRSPSWAAVCAFGVFMLFVFVWRVVPDGVVYLVSGLEFPDELPWWRPYVATLSPSVAYERVLDAYVFDRAGEDAPTAFGVAVLLAWAILAPLAGYLQFDRTDL, from the coding sequence ATGAACTGGCGACTGCTCGCGAGCAAGGAGTTCGGCGACGCGATTCGAAACTATCAGTTGTACGCGATGGCGGCGCTCTTCGGGCTCATCTTCGGGGTTTTCGGCTACATTCACGTGCGTAACGTGCGACGCGCTCGCGTTCACGAATACCTCTCGGCGCCCGAACCGATCGAGTTCGTCACGATACTCTCGTTGCTCTGTATCGTGTTGATTCCGGCCGCCGGGCTGATGCTCTCGTACGAGGCCATCGTCAAGCGACGCGACGGCGGCCAGTTAACCCTCCTACTGGGGATGCCCCACGACCGACGCGACGTCGTAATCGGGTCGCTGGTGGGGCGGTACCTGGTGTTCCTCGCGCCGTTACTCCTCGGTGTCGTCATCGCGGTCGCGATTCTCTTTGGGTTCGGCGCGACGATTCCGCTAACGGCGCTGGCCGGATTCACGCTCGCCACCGCCGGTCTGGGACTGGCCTACGTCGCCATCGGCATCGGCCTTTCGGGACTGCTCCGATCGCCTTCCTGGGCCGCCGTCTGTGCCTTCGGCGTGTTCATGCTGTTCGTCTTCGTCTGGCGGGTGGTCCCCGACGGCGTCGTTTACCTGGTCTCGGGGCTCGAGTTCCCCGACGAACTCCCGTGGTGGCGCCCCTACGTGGCGACGCTCTCCCCGAGCGTGGCCTACGAACGGGTGCTCGACGCCTACGTGTTCGACCGGGCCGGCGAGGACGCGCCAACGGCGTTCGGCGTGGCGGTCTTGCTCGCCTGGGCGATACTCGCACCGCTGGCGGGGTATCTGCAGTTCGACCGGACGGACCTCTAG
- a CDS encoding DUF7562 family protein → MWLSRWRTETVTCIACGETVPRSEAREYDKYGNRWEREGKTFEYFCKPCDGDLCRYGREGLEAQLTDLEAGEHSQEAFLRRYVCSLEERRRVEER, encoded by the coding sequence ATGTGGCTCTCCCGGTGGCGAACGGAGACGGTAACCTGCATCGCCTGCGGCGAGACGGTCCCGCGATCCGAGGCCCGCGAGTACGACAAGTACGGCAACCGCTGGGAACGCGAGGGCAAAACGTTCGAGTACTTCTGTAAACCCTGCGACGGCGACCTCTGTCGGTACGGCCGCGAGGGTCTCGAGGCCCAGCTCACCGACCTGGAGGCCGGCGAGCACTCCCAGGAGGCGTTTTTGCGGCGGTATGTGTGTTCGCTCGAGGAGCGCCGGCGGGTTGAGGAGCGGTGA
- a CDS encoding RNA-binding protein, with product MQVKSRHHLRSDAISEIDTAVSNRLGVTLAGDTYERVEFEDSDWEVVLVDGAPEIAYFDDEPFLTVRGANAYDPDYRIVTVDAGAVSFVSDGADVMRPGITEADAEISEGDLVLIAEESHGKVLAIGRARISGTEMVGDEGKVVDSLHHVGDDLYSFSG from the coding sequence ATGCAGGTCAAATCGCGACACCACCTCCGCAGCGATGCCATCTCTGAGATCGATACGGCCGTGTCCAACCGTCTCGGCGTCACGCTCGCGGGCGACACCTACGAGCGCGTCGAGTTCGAAGACAGCGACTGGGAGGTCGTCCTGGTCGACGGCGCTCCGGAAATCGCTTACTTCGACGACGAGCCGTTCCTGACCGTTCGCGGGGCGAACGCCTACGACCCCGACTACCGGATCGTGACCGTCGACGCGGGCGCAGTCTCGTTCGTCTCCGACGGCGCGGACGTGATGCGCCCGGGAATCACCGAAGCCGACGCCGAAATCTCTGAGGGGGACCTCGTGTTGATCGCCGAGGAGTCCCACGGCAAGGTGCTGGCGATCGGGCGCGCTCGCATCTCGGGGACGGAAATGGTTGGCGACGAGGGGAAGGTCGTCGACTCGCTGCACCACGTTGGCGACGACCTCTACTCGTTTTCTGGGTAG
- a CDS encoding DUF1028 domain-containing protein produces the protein MTFSICVHETYEDDDGEEHDRFGVAVTTRLPGVGTLCPFVSENGAVATQSLVNIDLGRRGIQYVDDGLAVEDALEALLNADEGASNRQLHGVDRDGEFTFSGEDCKDWYGHTGGDGYTVAGNLLTGESVIEATAAAYADSRDDDAPLAERLIDALAAGHAEGGDKREELRVQSAAVRVATTEERELEPFYDDLRVDATLEPIADLQETFDLAREGYETTLEKYGDAYEEDDIDAGEE, from the coding sequence ATGACGTTCAGCATCTGCGTCCACGAGACGTACGAGGACGACGACGGCGAGGAACACGACCGCTTCGGCGTCGCGGTGACAACCCGGCTTCCCGGCGTCGGTACCCTCTGCCCGTTCGTCAGCGAGAACGGGGCCGTCGCCACCCAGAGCCTGGTGAACATCGACCTCGGTCGGCGGGGAATCCAGTACGTCGACGACGGACTCGCCGTCGAGGACGCCCTCGAGGCCCTGCTCAACGCGGACGAGGGGGCCTCGAACCGCCAGCTCCACGGCGTCGACCGCGACGGCGAGTTCACGTTCTCGGGGGAGGACTGCAAGGACTGGTACGGACACACGGGCGGCGATGGCTACACGGTCGCCGGCAACCTCCTGACCGGGGAGTCCGTGATCGAGGCGACCGCAGCGGCCTACGCGGACTCGAGGGACGACGACGCCCCGCTCGCCGAACGCCTGATCGACGCCCTCGCCGCCGGTCACGCCGAAGGAGGCGACAAGCGCGAGGAACTACGCGTCCAGAGTGCGGCCGTCCGCGTCGCGACGACCGAGGAGCGCGAACTCGAACCGTTCTACGACGACCTCCGAGTCGACGCGACCCTCGAACCGATCGCGGACCTCCAGGAGACCTTTGACCTGGCTCGAGAGGGGTACGAAACGACGCTCGAGAAGTACGGCGACGCCTACGAGGAAGACGACATCGACGCGGGCGAGGAGTGA
- a CDS encoding S8 family peptidase produces MVDNTMSREHVSRRTLLRGVGAGVAATALAGQVSGQGDEYIVGLRANSGFDVASERANSVRLELEFGDVGKAISGRFSEQAIEALENNPDVRYIEQNGRMHALEQTTPYGIDLVDADVAIDNGETGAGANIAIIDTGIDAQHETLSENLGDGWAAGDAECDTGCGGGPFGGGNDISECLEVWDDDNDHGSHCAGTAAAADNGLGVIGVAPDATLHAVKVLDCSGGGSYDSIAAGIEWAADHSQIDVLSMSLGGSDSSVVRDACQYADQQGKVIVAAAGNDGPCSDCVGYPAAYDEVVAVSATDSNDDLADFSSTGPEVEIAAPGVDVLSSIPRSDYAQFSGTSMACPHVAGAAATLIGAGEDPANVRQLLTDGAEDVGLASNEQGAGRLNVANSLGLDGGDGGDDGDGGDGGDGDTAPAIDQFAVSTSSSGPWSRASVTWSVSDADGDLASVTTELLSGTSVLDSQTTSVSGSSASGEDDLRTRDSPDSVRVTVTDAAGNETSDSQAY; encoded by the coding sequence GTGGTTGATAATACCATGTCACGGGAACACGTTTCACGACGAACGCTACTGCGAGGAGTCGGAGCCGGAGTCGCCGCGACGGCACTGGCCGGACAGGTATCCGGACAGGGCGACGAATACATCGTCGGACTGCGAGCCAACAGCGGATTCGATGTCGCCAGCGAGCGAGCCAACAGCGTTCGGCTCGAACTCGAGTTCGGCGACGTCGGCAAAGCCATCTCGGGACGGTTCTCCGAGCAGGCTATCGAAGCGCTCGAGAACAATCCGGACGTTCGCTACATCGAGCAAAACGGTCGGATGCACGCCCTCGAGCAGACGACGCCGTACGGCATCGACCTGGTAGACGCCGACGTGGCGATCGACAACGGCGAAACCGGCGCCGGCGCGAACATCGCGATTATCGACACCGGAATCGACGCCCAGCACGAGACGCTCTCGGAGAACCTCGGCGACGGCTGGGCCGCGGGCGACGCGGAGTGTGACACCGGATGCGGCGGTGGTCCCTTCGGCGGCGGCAACGACATCAGCGAGTGCCTGGAGGTCTGGGACGACGACAACGATCACGGGAGCCACTGTGCGGGGACGGCCGCTGCGGCCGACAACGGGCTGGGCGTCATCGGCGTCGCCCCGGACGCCACCCTGCACGCGGTCAAGGTACTGGACTGTTCGGGCGGTGGCTCGTACGACAGCATCGCCGCGGGTATCGAGTGGGCCGCCGACCACAGCCAGATCGACGTGTTGAGCATGAGCCTCGGCGGTAGCGACTCGAGCGTCGTTCGCGACGCCTGTCAGTACGCCGACCAGCAGGGGAAGGTCATCGTCGCGGCGGCCGGAAACGACGGACCCTGTTCCGACTGCGTCGGCTACCCCGCCGCGTACGACGAGGTCGTCGCCGTCTCCGCGACCGATTCCAACGACGACCTCGCGGACTTCTCCTCGACCGGACCGGAGGTCGAGATTGCCGCTCCCGGCGTCGACGTCCTCTCGTCGATCCCGCGCAGCGACTACGCCCAGTTCTCCGGGACTTCGATGGCCTGCCCTCACGTCGCCGGCGCGGCCGCGACCCTGATCGGTGCCGGCGAGGACCCCGCAAACGTCCGCCAATTGCTGACGGACGGTGCCGAGGACGTCGGCCTGGCCAGCAACGAGCAAGGCGCGGGTCGGCTGAACGTCGCGAACTCGCTCGGACTCGATGGTGGTGACGGCGGCGACGATGGCGACGGCGGCGACGGCGGTGATGGTGACACCGCACCCGCCATCGACCAGTTCGCCGTCTCCACAAGCTCGAGCGGTCCCTGGTCGCGCGCCAGCGTCACCTGGTCCGTCTCGGACGCCGACGGCGATCTCGCGAGCGTTACGACGGAACTCCTCTCGGGCACCAGCGTCCTGGACAGTCAGACGACGAGTGTCAGCGGTTCGAGCGCCTCGGGCGAGGACGACCTGCGGACGCGTGACAGTCCCGACAGCGTCCGGGTGACTGTGACGGACGCCGCGGGCAACGAAACGAGCGACAGCCAGGCGTACTGA
- a CDS encoding cell division protein SepF, with the protein MGLMSKILGSGQTRTADEYVELDLDDVTPSTGDAGMSVHIAEIGGQVDAIDIKDAVYDGDIVIADITRLRTKDSTTEHIVDELRQVAREVDGDIVQKGDDQLIITPTGIRIGREKLGR; encoded by the coding sequence ATGGGATTAATGAGCAAGATCCTCGGCAGCGGGCAGACGCGCACCGCCGACGAGTACGTCGAACTCGACCTCGACGACGTCACACCGTCGACCGGGGACGCCGGTATGTCCGTCCACATCGCCGAAATCGGGGGGCAGGTCGACGCCATCGACATCAAGGACGCCGTCTACGACGGCGACATCGTCATCGCCGACATCACCCGTCTACGCACCAAGGACAGCACGACTGAACACATCGTCGACGAACTCCGGCAGGTCGCCCGCGAGGTCGACGGCGACATCGTCCAGAAAGGTGACGACCAGCTCATCATCACCCCGACCGGGATTCGGATCGGACGGGAGAAACTGGGCCGGTAA
- the aglF gene encoding UTP--glucose-1-phosphate uridylyltransferase AglF, whose translation MQAVVLAAGKGTRLQPLTDDKPKALVEVDGTPLVQDVFDNLLEIGVTELIVVVGHMKEQIIERYGDAYDGVPITYAHQREQLGLAHAILQAEPHVDDDFVLMLGDNVFRSNLGDVINRQREDRADAAFLVEEVPYEEASRYGVLDTNEYGEVVEVMEKPDDPPSNLVMTGFYTFTPAIFHACHLVQPSDRGEYELPDAIDLLIQSGRTIDAIRMDGWRIDVGYPEDRDLAAERLESEADGSAATESR comes from the coding sequence ATGCAAGCAGTGGTCCTCGCAGCCGGCAAAGGCACCCGGTTACAGCCCCTCACAGACGACAAGCCCAAGGCCCTCGTAGAAGTCGACGGCACGCCCCTCGTCCAGGACGTATTCGACAACCTCCTCGAGATCGGCGTCACCGAGCTAATCGTCGTCGTCGGCCACATGAAAGAACAGATTATCGAGCGCTACGGGGACGCCTACGACGGCGTCCCAATCACGTACGCCCACCAGCGCGAACAGTTGGGCCTCGCTCACGCTATCCTCCAGGCCGAACCGCACGTCGACGACGACTTCGTTCTGATGCTCGGGGATAACGTCTTCCGGAGCAACCTCGGGGACGTGATCAACCGCCAGCGAGAAGATCGCGCCGACGCGGCCTTCCTCGTCGAGGAGGTACCCTACGAGGAGGCCTCGAGGTACGGCGTCCTGGACACGAACGAGTACGGCGAGGTCGTCGAGGTGATGGAGAAACCGGACGATCCGCCGTCGAATCTGGTGATGACGGGCTTTTACACGTTTACACCGGCGATCTTCCACGCCTGCCACCTCGTCCAGCCCTCCGACCGGGGCGAGTACGAACTCCCCGACGCGATCGACCTGCTGATCCAGTCGGGGCGCACTATCGACGCAATTCGGATGGACGGTTGGCGGATCGACGTGGGCTATCCCGAGGATCGCGATCTTGCGGCAGAGCGACTCGAGAGTGAAGCCGACGGTTCGGCGGCTACGGAGAGCCGGTAA
- a CDS encoding glycosyltransferase, which translates to MVSIIVPVYNDPIGLRSTLDSLVPQVTESNASIVVVDNDSTDRTPSVIDEYAGIGSVTGLRETSVQSSYAARNTGIRATESNVLAFVDADMTVPEDWLESALQIFQAQDADYMGCNVELTLPENPPLSARYDHHTGFPIQQYLEHQHFAPTCCLFVRRDVFENVGLFDHRLVSGGDKEFGNRVYDAGYDLHFADDATMYHPTRNSLRAHVKKDLRVGRGLCQLQRFHSDRFGTPGIPPRPSGIKRPDRDLPTKDRLAFGTLSRLFTAVRGLGYFEEYLTEDRRGELEGVPRLET; encoded by the coding sequence TTGGTCTCGATTATCGTCCCGGTATACAACGACCCGATCGGCTTACGTTCGACTCTGGATTCGCTCGTGCCCCAGGTTACGGAGTCGAACGCGTCGATCGTCGTCGTCGACAACGATTCTACCGATCGGACGCCCTCCGTGATCGACGAATATGCCGGTATCGGCTCCGTGACTGGCCTCCGTGAAACGTCCGTCCAGTCGTCGTACGCGGCCCGTAATACCGGTATTCGAGCCACCGAGAGCAACGTTCTTGCGTTCGTCGACGCGGATATGACCGTCCCCGAGGACTGGCTCGAGTCCGCCCTCCAGATCTTCCAAGCCCAGGACGCCGACTACATGGGTTGCAACGTTGAACTCACCCTTCCAGAAAACCCGCCTCTCTCGGCCCGCTATGACCATCACACCGGCTTCCCCATCCAACAGTACCTCGAACACCAGCACTTTGCCCCAACCTGTTGTCTGTTCGTCCGCCGCGACGTCTTCGAGAACGTCGGCCTCTTCGATCATCGGCTCGTCTCCGGCGGCGACAAGGAGTTCGGCAATCGAGTCTACGACGCTGGCTACGACCTTCACTTCGCTGACGACGCCACGATGTACCACCCGACCAGGAACAGCCTCCGCGCCCACGTCAAGAAGGATCTCCGCGTCGGCCGTGGGCTCTGTCAGCTACAACGCTTTCACTCCGACCGCTTCGGCACGCCGGGGATCCCGCCCCGACCAAGCGGGATCAAACGCCCCGATCGCGATCTCCCCACGAAAGACCGACTCGCCTTCGGCACGCTCTCGAGACTGTTTACTGCCGTCCGCGGACTGGGATATTTCGAGGAGTACCTCACCGAGGATCGGCGCGGGGAGCTCGAGGGCGTTCCACGACTCGAGACGTAA